The DNA segment TTACAAAAGCGATATTTGGATGAGAATGGATACAAGGAATttcttaaaaaagcaaaatatacaCACGCTTTAGCACGCTATGGTCAACCAATTGAAGTGGCAAATGTAATATGCTTTCTAGCAAGTGATTTGGCTAGTTTCATCACGGGTCACAATATACCAGTAGACGGTGGGAGACACGCTATGACACCGCgctaaattgcaacaaaattcaaaaataacgaCTTTCTGAAAAATGATGTGGGAGCAATGTGAAAACCAATTAAGCTGCGATGTCGATCATCaacaaacagaaaatataagTTAATCGAAATTGGGCAACTACAATGGCTAACATCTCTGCTTACCcactttttgatttgtgttcATGAATCACAGAATAAATCGTGGAGCAACAGTGTTTCTGATAACAGCCAATAGTACTTAAATACTCAAGTCTTTTGATTTTTATCTAATTTGAATTTCACCAGCGAGTATATAACAGTAGAATGGATTTCAAGGGCAAAGTTGTGCTAATAACGGGAGCCAGTTCTGGAAttggtgctgctgctgcagtGAAATTCGCTAAATTTGGTGCCAAGCTGGCATTGGTTGGACGAAATGTGGAAAATCTTAAAGAAACAGCAGCTAAGTGTGAAAATGTCGCAGAGAACTCATTGACTCCATTATTGGTAAAGGTCAACCTGACAGACGAATCGGCTGTGCCAAATATTATAAGTGAAGTGTTGGAACGTTACGGACAACTTGACGTATTGGTCAACAATGCCGGAATTATTGAAAATGGCACAATTGAGAATACAAGCCTTGCTCAATTCGATAGAATTATGGACACAAATGTGCGCTCTGTGTACCAGCTGACTATGCTCGCCGTACCTGAGCTAATCAAAACAAAAGgcaatattgttaatttatccAGCGTTTGTGGTCTACGTGCATTTCCCAATGTATTGGCTTACAATATCTCAAAATCAGCTATTGATCAATTTACACGTTGTGTGGCTTTAGAGCTTGCGCCGAAGGGAGTGCGATGTAACTCAGTTAATCCGGGTGTCGTAGTCACCAATTTGCACAAAAGTGCTGGCATGAACGACGAAGCTTATGAGAAATTTTTGGAGCACTGCAAAACTACTCATGCACTTGGACGGGCTGGAGATGTGGAAGAAGTGGCCAATGCTATTTGCTTTTTGGCCAGTGACTTGGCCACATTTACAACCGGCATGAATATGCCAGTTGACGGAGGCAGACATGCTATGTGCCCcagataaaaatatatgcttactaatattaataacaacatttatatattttatatgtattaattaacatatgcatgtatatagaGAAAATAAAGACTTTCAAtgcagtacgtgtgttttgaaGTGCAGTTAGCTACAACATGCCGAATTTGTCTTTGTTGTAGGAATAATGCGCAGTCAAATTTATGCTGGTCCGTTACCTTATTCAAGACAATTTATAAATTCACCATTGTTTTATGGTCAAGAATGCGGAGCTAAAATAGTTTACAGGGTAGTTTTTTTCTTCCAAGACGTTCCACaaaagtttataataatttataaacatatacccCCCCCAAAATTACTTTTTGTCTGTACTATAAATGAGCACAAGTTAGCAAAATAGTTGTACAAAACCAACGATGATGGGCTGCCTAACCTTGTGCACTGCAATCACTAAGAAGTTAAAAAACAATCTAATTTTACTTATgttattctttttattaaaaaatgaattctAGTCATTTTAAACAAACTTAGGGGTACGTATTTTAAACTTCGTATCCGTAAgatttaatgattttgttgaAAGGTTCCGCTACCTTCGCAATGTTTTCGCGAGCCTTAACAGTCAACTTCTTCATGATTCTGTTGTGTTTCAGAGTGACACGCAACTTAGCCTTGCGTTTCCTTTCCAGACTCTTAACGACATCTTGGTAGTGCCAGCCGACTTCGCTTGACAAACGTCCGACTTGGCAGTATTTGCGGTCAGAACGCAGAGTGAGGACACGCATGGCGATTGGTACACAGACACGACGACGCTTGTCGTATGGTGGTGGAATACCATCGAAAACGCGGAGACGGGCAAGTGCAGCTTGACCACGCTTGGTTTTGTGTGGAATCATGCCTGCAACAAAGTAGTTTGTCttaatcataaatttgtttacatagatattgcaaatataatttaagtagGTGCGTCAGTTAACGATTTTGTTACATTTTCAGCTTCAAATAATGTAGGTAAGAAATATTGTTCATCACTGCCGTTTTAGAGCTATTTATAAGATGAATTTCATTACGTACCTGAAAGTAAAGAAATacatttattaatgaaaaacattaaaacaagTCATAATTATATTGATGTACTAATAATCAGTTGCTATTAAATTGTTACATTTGTAATTCAAATAATGTAGGTAAGAAAATTAAGTCAtcattaactaattttttattattatagaatattataaaaacttacCTCGTACAGCTTTGAAGAAAATTCTTGATGGAGCACGGAAGTGATATGGACCACGAGCAGGATTTACGTTACAGCGTTTGCGCAAATACGCCaagtacttaattttatttctgtAGAAATGGCCAGAGAGGTTCAATTCCTCGCAACGTACAACTGCCACTTTACCTCCTTGAAGAAGGTATTTGGCAACAACGGAGGCCAAACGGCCAACCAGATGGCCACGACCATCAATAACAACGGCCtgcaaatatacaaaacaaaatttcaatcaaatttgtgtTCTAATAGAAATCTAGGTTATGACacaaatgacaacaaaaacGGTGGCTCACACACATtccattataaaaaattataagtataCACAAAATATACAATACGTGTTCAcatattcgaaaatattacaactTTTGCCAATATTTTCACCGTTCTTTAGACCTTATCCACCAAATCAAATGGGCACGTGTACCATAAAGTACAATTGGACACATGAATTTAGTTAACTTTATATCACTTTACAGTTCACTTTCCCACATAAATTtggtattttcgaaaatttttcgtCGTATTGTACATTTTGCACACATTTCGATTAACATTTAATGCATTTATTCGgcattttcatgaaaaaaacGCCACTTACCCTATTCGACAAACCAGTCATGTTAAAGAACCGCACGGAAAGAAATGGACGAGTATCGCCATCGTGCAACGGAAGTTATGTTCCGTTCCTCCTCGATTTTTCAATATGGCGAATTATATCGAAATGTTATCGTTGGAGTCTGTTCAGAAAAGTTCTTCTTCATGATAGCGTACAAATaaacttcattaaatttttataaaacgaCAAAACAAAATGTCTATTTATCGTTAAAAGTTAATCAACTATTAGTTGATTACGACAGAATAtcttaaattattgatttttgtcTGCATAGAGAATTACCTATGTCAAAATATGGATTACACCcacaataaactaaaattttcaaattaattaatgaacatTAAGGCTCGTTTCTGGTAAGTTATTAGTTATATCAATTAATAAAtgctataaatttaataatattgaattgtGGTTAATATGGTGTCTGGGTAATTATTAATTACAATAGTACTTTTTGTGCTGTACTAATTGTGAGTTGTTGGCTTAACAAAGAAGAAGCATTTGCTACATTTACAAAAGGGATTCGTTGAAGTAAGAATACAATTTTCTGATTATTAGTAGACCAAGTAGTTAAAAACGGGAAATAAAGTGAGCAAgttaataatacatatttagaaaatcATAGAAATTCTAAGCAATGAAATATCATAAATCAGCCGTAGTCAACTATTAAAAAAACCGGCTGACCACTCCCTGTAGATAAAGAATACGAAACAAGTTTGATTGTAAccttatcttttttttatttgtgaacatATACACTTAAAGTGATAAAGAccctttttatttttcgcaGCAAATTATAAGGAAAATGTGGAAAGCAACAGCTGGTCTGCAACTCCAAAACACTCAACCAGACGCTGATGATGATTGGGAGACGGATCCAGATTTCGTAAACGATGTCAGTGAACAAGAGCAGCGATGGGGATCAAAGACCGTCGAGGGAAGCGGACGTACAGCCGGTGCTATCGAGTAAGTATATTTGATTACTCATTTATTAGTCGTAATGTAACATAATTCAATGATTCACCCGTACAATTGCtgccaatatatatgtatgaagcaTGGAAAAATTGCGTTTTGAAACTGAAAAAGCTGATCAagataagaagaagaaagaattaGAAGAGCAAAATCCAGGTTACGGATATGGAGGAAAGTTTGGTGTGCAAAGCGATCGCATGGATAAATCAGCAGTCGGACATGATTACAGAGCAACAGTTGAGAAACATGCTTCGCAAAAGGACTACAGCGAGGGTTTTGGTGGCAAATTTGGCGTTCAGAAAGACCGAGTAGACAAGTCGGCTGCAGGTTGGGATCatattgaaaaagttgaaaaacatGCCTCTCAGAAAGACTATGCGACTGGATTCGGTGGCAAATTTGGCGTTCAATCCGACAGGGTAGACAAATCGGCTGTGGGATGGGATCACGTTGAGAAGGTTGAAAAACATGAATCACAGAAAGgtaaaacaacaattgcaatagaaaaaataatttcattaatagaacttttatttgtattttagatTATTCAAAAGGATTCGGTGGCAAATTTGGTATACAGGAAGATCGCAAAGACAAATCCGCCATGGGTTGGGATCATAAAGAGGCACCACAGAAGCATGAGAGTCAAATTGATCACAAAGTGGTTTgttatataactaaatattattttttataggaaaatagtaataatatttgCTATATTATAGGGTTTTGGTGGAAAATTTGGTGTCCAAAGAGATCGCATGGATAAATCAGCTGCTGGTTTTGATGATAATGAAAAGCAACAGGTGGGAACTACATACACTAAGGTAAAACCTAACATTGAAGGTGCGAAGCCGTCCAACTTGCGTGCGAAATTTGAAAATCTGGCCAAAAACTCCGAAGAAGAAACGCGTAAAAGAGCTGAGGAGCAAAAACGTTTGCGTGAAGCGAAAGATCGTCGTGATCGTGAAGAGGCAGCCAAAAAGACTGTTATTGAAAATACGCCATTACCAGCAGCTGAAGAAGCACGAGCTCCACCACCAAAAGGCAGTCGTTCGTCGATTTCGACTGGTCGCGAAGGTGGTATCAGTAATGCTATAAGTGCATTCAATCAAATGCAATCGCCGACAACAGAAAATCCTCCAGCAGTACGTAAAGAACCCATAATCATACCTAAAGCTCAACCGGTTGAAATAGTAAACCAAATAGAAGAGAAACAACAAAGTCAACCAATTATGGCGGATGTTAAGCAAAATATCACAATAATTGCACCACCACCACCTGATGTCATACCATCTATTGAAATAGAGACTGCAATAACACCGCCACAGTTATCGTCACCAGAATGCCCAACGCAAGAACCGGTTTACGAGAACAGAGAAAGCatcgaacaaaaacaacagcagcaacaagtacaacaaaaatCGGTTCAACAACAAGAAAGTTCGCAACAACAATCGCAAGTagaagagaaaaaagaaaacgaaggCGCTGCACTCGATAATGCAGTGGCCACTTCAGCTGCTCCTACTACTGTTGCCACCACCGATGAAGCAATTTATTCTAATTCCGATAATTTAGCTGATTACATCGAAGATACAGGCATTCATGCGATTGCACTGTATGACTATCAAGCTGCCGATGACGATGAAATATCCTTCGACCCCGATGATACAATTACCCATATCGAAATGGTAAATATAATGACTAAAGTTTTTGAATAGGTAATTAAGTCTTGCTATTGCAGATCGATGAAGGCTGGTGGCGTGGTTTGTGCAAAAATCGATATGGACTGTTTCCAGCAAATTATGTGCAATTGATAAATCAAAAAGCATAAACAAGTTTATGTTTTCTTCTACATTTTTATACCATAAAGCGATCCGAAATGGTTGACGagataaatttttgcaaaagttaGTTTTGCAATAGGTTAAGTTTTgttataaaactaaattaaatgcttcCTTAAAGGCTAAACTAGTGAAGAGACACTGCAGACATGTTAATAGTAGATATggttaaaagtaataataataattttttgtaaatcatCCCTAACCAGTATTTACCTCAAACACATTAAAGCAACGAATTGTTTAAaaggaatacatacatatttattcctagctcatttttaataaatttaatttgtttaactttTACTCAACATccaattttatgcaattttcaaCAAAGAgacaaataattttgtaaaattttaattaattaccgGTAATACTTAAAAGTATTTTGAATCAAGGAATGTTTcctgaaatttatttcaatttaaggAGCTTGCTGAAAGCAAATATTGCCAGTAGCATTAACTAAGCAGAGCACAATTTCTGGACATTAAATAGCTCAATTGATTATTTAAAGATTGTTATACattaataaaatgcatttttatggACATTGCATTTGACAttcttcatatgtatgtgtatgtttctGGTTAAAGACTTAAATGTTACAAGTAgtgtatttgtatgaaaaatatataacaaaattataaaacattcAGTACTCAGTGTTTCAATAaccaaaaaattctttattatatatttattgtggTGGATAATTAATGCATAAATGAATGCATAATATTTCAAGACTATTGTGTCAAAATTTAAGTCGATTggacttttaatttcaaagttttaaaGCTTTCCCCCACACGTTTTCAATGCCGGTTCCCCTTAAAACTCAAGAACTACAACACCGATTGTTTGGGAATTGTGAACACTTTCTATACCTAATTTACGAGATAATGCtggaaagtatttttatttgttaatatttttcattatacaATAACAAATTTACTCGTTTTTCGCATAAAATTCGCGTTTTTTCCTTAAAAGTCTTCCCAAAAGGtgagaaattgaaatttcgaaaaacccTCCAGCGCTATCTGAGCAATGCGATTTATCtaaagaaacaatttttaatttaatttttaatactttaaaatGTCATACGATAATATACCATTAGTTTTTAAAAGGAGATTTTAACTGTTTCCAAAAAGAACATAAAAATGGGCATTGTTTTATACGACCTATTCTCTCTTCAATTACTACTTAAAATTGATGTTTAGAATTTTCTGATactgcaaaaatatttcttaaatatgtatttctttcATGTCCACAACTAAAGCAAAGTCAATATGTTGACACATCTTTGCGTCAACGAATTCATATCTCTGAAAACATTAAACGTTTTCCCTCTATGCAAGCATGTTacctttcaataattttacaatatgCCCatcaaattcatatttttgacgATATCCAGAACCGTAGGCGCCGACTTTAGATAAGACGTACGTGCAAAGTAGTGATTCATAATATCATGTTAAAAAAATCATGTGCATAACGAAA comes from the Bactrocera neohumeralis isolate Rockhampton chromosome 2, APGP_CSIRO_Bneo_wtdbg2-racon-allhic-juicebox.fasta_v2, whole genome shotgun sequence genome and includes:
- the LOC126767972 gene encoding 3-oxoacyl-[acyl-carrier-protein] reductase FabG-like, translating into MDFKGKVVLITGASSGIGAAAAVKFAKFGAKLALVGRNVENLKETAAKCENVAENSLTPLLVKVNLTDESAVPNIISEVLERYGQLDVLVNNAGIIENGTIENTSLAQFDRIMDTNVRSVYQLTMLAVPELIKTKGNIVNLSSVCGLRAFPNVLAYNISKSAIDQFTRCVALELAPKGVRCNSVNPGVVVTNLHKSAGMNDEAYEKFLEHCKTTHALGRAGDVEEVANAICFLASDLATFTTGMNMPVDGGRHAMCPR
- the LOC126767982 gene encoding 60S ribosomal protein L13a; translated protein: MTGLSNRAVVIDGRGHLVGRLASVVAKYLLQGGKVAVVRCEELNLSGHFYRNKIKYLAYLRKRCNVNPARGPYHFRAPSRIFFKAVRGMIPHKTKRGQAALARLRVFDGIPPPYDKRRRVCVPIAMRVLTLRSDRKYCQVGRLSSEVGWHYQDVVKSLERKRKAKLRVTLKHNRIMKKLTVKARENIAKVAEPFNKIIKSYGYEV
- the LOC126767941 gene encoding src substrate cortactin, with the protein product MWKATAGLQLQNTQPDADDDWETDPDFVNDVSEQEQRWGSKTVEGSGRTAGAIDMEKLRFETEKADQDKKKKELEEQNPGYGYGGKFGVQSDRMDKSAVGHDYRATVEKHASQKDYSEGFGGKFGVQKDRVDKSAAGWDHIEKVEKHASQKDYATGFGGKFGVQSDRVDKSAVGWDHVEKVEKHESQKDYSKGFGGKFGIQEDRKDKSAMGWDHKEAPQKHESQIDHKVGFGGKFGVQRDRMDKSAAGFDDNEKQQVGTTYTKVKPNIEGAKPSNLRAKFENLAKNSEEETRKRAEEQKRLREAKDRRDREEAAKKTVIENTPLPAAEEARAPPPKGSRSSISTGREGGISNAISAFNQMQSPTTENPPAVRKEPIIIPKAQPVEIVNQIEEKQQSQPIMADVKQNITIIAPPPPDVIPSIEIETAITPPQLSSPECPTQEPVYENRESIEQKQQQQQVQQKSVQQQESSQQQSQVEEKKENEGAALDNAVATSAAPTTVATTDEAIYSNSDNLADYIEDTGIHAIALYDYQAADDDEISFDPDDTITHIEMIDEGWWRGLCKNRYGLFPANYVQLINQKA